Proteins co-encoded in one Acidovorax sp. 69 genomic window:
- a CDS encoding peptidoglycan DD-metalloendopeptidase family protein — translation MFVSRGLVVGFTVAVAGLVLSGCGTRMNKAPVEDRGTSSSSSPASAAQPGVVVGSPIKPLPGAENAGKPGYYTVKPGDTLIRIGLESGQSWKDIARWNNLENANLIEVGQVLRVAPPSAAATAVASDSGVVTRPVTSSTVAPASSPASAASASKSGASSAPGTVVAVAPATPSPAAAPAGDDDMAFIWPAPGSLIAGFDEARNKGYDIAGKAGEPILAAADGRVVYAGAGLRGYGNLVILKHNNTFLTAYAHNQALLVKEDQAVRKGQKIAEMGSTDADRVKLHFEIRRQGKPVDPSRYLPAR, via the coding sequence ATGTTCGTATCGCGTGGTCTTGTGGTGGGGTTTACCGTGGCAGTGGCGGGGCTGGTGCTCTCCGGCTGTGGCACCCGCATGAACAAGGCTCCTGTGGAAGATCGGGGCACATCCTCATCCTCTTCGCCTGCATCGGCGGCACAACCCGGGGTGGTGGTCGGCTCCCCGATCAAGCCGTTGCCAGGGGCTGAAAATGCGGGCAAACCGGGCTACTACACCGTCAAGCCTGGGGATACCCTGATTCGCATCGGCCTGGAGTCAGGCCAGAGCTGGAAGGATATTGCCCGCTGGAACAACCTGGAAAACGCCAATTTGATCGAGGTGGGTCAGGTCCTGCGGGTTGCTCCACCCTCGGCCGCTGCGACCGCAGTGGCTTCGGACAGTGGCGTTGTAACGAGGCCAGTGACTTCCTCGACCGTGGCACCTGCAAGCAGCCCGGCTTCTGCCGCCAGCGCCTCTAAATCGGGGGCGTCCTCCGCACCAGGCACTGTGGTGGCGGTGGCTCCTGCCACGCCATCGCCTGCAGCAGCGCCCGCTGGCGACGACGATATGGCGTTCATCTGGCCGGCCCCAGGTTCGCTGATTGCTGGTTTTGACGAGGCACGCAACAAGGGTTACGACATTGCAGGCAAGGCGGGCGAGCCTATCCTGGCTGCAGCGGATGGTCGTGTCGTTTATGCGGGTGCAGGGTTGCGGGGGTATGGCAATCTGGTCATCCTCAAGCACAACAATACGTTCCTTACGGCCTATGCCCACAACCAGGCGTTGCTGGTCAAGGAGGATCAGGCCGTGCGCAAGGGGCAGAAGATCGCTGAGATGGGTAGCACCGATGCGGACCGCGTCAAGCTCCACTTTGAGATCCGGCGCCAGGGCAAGCCCGTGGATCCATCGCGCTACCTGCCCGCCCGTTGA
- a CDS encoding NADPH:quinone oxidoreductase family protein: protein MHAWLCTNPTGVDALNWTELPTPAPKAGEVLIEIKAASLNFPDLLIVQNKYQMKPPLPFVPGSEYAGVVTAVGDGVTHLKAGQNVACLSGTGGFGTHTIAPAALCMPLPDGFSHVDAAAFIMIYATSHHALVDRAQLKAGETVLVLGAAGGVGTAAIQIAKAMGARVIAAASSDEKCALCTSIGADATINYSKDNLRDAIKALTDGKGPDVIYDPVGGDFAEPAFRSIAWRGRYLVVGFASGPIPALPFNLALLKGASIVGVFWGDFAKREPKANAAMMGELAQWYAQGKIKPVIDRTMPMAELPAAYAHMGSRGVMGKLVMVN, encoded by the coding sequence ATGCACGCTTGGCTCTGCACCAACCCAACCGGCGTTGACGCCCTCAACTGGACCGAATTGCCCACACCCGCCCCCAAGGCCGGTGAAGTGCTTATCGAGATCAAGGCCGCGAGTCTGAATTTCCCTGACCTGCTCATCGTGCAAAACAAGTACCAGATGAAGCCCCCACTGCCTTTTGTGCCGGGCTCAGAATATGCCGGCGTGGTCACCGCAGTGGGTGATGGCGTCACGCACCTCAAAGCGGGGCAAAACGTGGCGTGCCTGTCGGGCACCGGGGGATTTGGCACTCACACCATCGCGCCTGCCGCTTTGTGCATGCCCCTGCCAGACGGTTTCTCGCACGTGGATGCCGCCGCATTCATCATGATCTACGCCACCTCACACCACGCACTGGTGGACCGCGCACAGCTCAAGGCTGGCGAAACGGTGCTGGTGCTGGGCGCTGCGGGCGGCGTGGGCACGGCAGCCATCCAGATTGCCAAGGCCATGGGTGCGCGTGTGATTGCTGCGGCCTCCAGCGACGAAAAATGTGCGCTGTGCACCTCCATCGGAGCCGATGCCACCATCAACTACAGCAAGGACAACCTGCGCGATGCAATCAAGGCCCTAACGGACGGCAAGGGCCCGGACGTGATTTATGACCCGGTGGGCGGTGACTTTGCCGAGCCCGCCTTCCGCTCCATCGCCTGGCGCGGGCGATATCTGGTGGTGGGTTTTGCGTCCGGCCCTATCCCCGCACTGCCATTCAACCTGGCGTTACTCAAAGGCGCGTCCATCGTGGGTGTCTTCTGGGGCGACTTCGCCAAACGTGAGCCCAAGGCCAACGCCGCGATGATGGGAGAACTGGCCCAGTGGTACGCCCAAGGCAAGATCAAACCCGTGATCGACCGCACCATGCCCATGGCCGAGCTGCCCGCCGCCTACGCCCACATGGGCTCGCGCGGCGTGATGGGCAAACTCGTGATGGTGAACTAA
- a CDS encoding protein-L-isoaspartate(D-aspartate) O-methyltransferase translates to MAAAPVGVGLDSSAIRARMVQKLAAGGVTSASVLQAMGVVERHRFVDSALVNQAYEDTSLPIGLGQTISKPNVVARMCELLLGAEGARVGGLGRVLEIGTGCGYQAAVLSLLAKEVYTLERLRGLHDKARNNLRPFRLANVHLLFGDGMLGYAKGAPYAAIIAAAGGDAVPQAWCDQLAIGGRLVAPMALAGGQQMLLVIDKTPHGLKQNVLEPVHFVPLKSGIA, encoded by the coding sequence ATGGCTGCTGCCCCGGTGGGTGTGGGGCTGGACTCTTCTGCCATCAGGGCCCGCATGGTGCAAAAGCTGGCGGCAGGAGGGGTTACTTCTGCGTCGGTGCTGCAGGCGATGGGGGTTGTGGAGCGCCATCGTTTTGTAGACAGTGCGCTGGTCAATCAGGCCTACGAGGACACCAGTCTGCCCATCGGACTGGGGCAGACCATCTCCAAACCCAATGTGGTGGCGCGCATGTGCGAGTTGTTGCTGGGTGCCGAGGGGGCTCGTGTTGGTGGCCTGGGGCGTGTTCTCGAAATCGGCACAGGCTGTGGCTATCAGGCTGCGGTATTGAGCCTATTGGCGAAAGAGGTTTACACGCTGGAGCGGTTGCGCGGTTTGCACGACAAGGCGCGCAACAATCTTCGCCCCTTCCGACTGGCCAATGTTCATCTGTTGTTTGGCGATGGCATGTTGGGGTATGCCAAAGGCGCCCCTTACGCTGCAATCATTGCGGCAGCAGGCGGCGACGCCGTTCCTCAGGCCTGGTGTGACCAATTGGCCATCGGCGGGCGCCTGGTGGCGCCTATGGCGCTGGCCGGCGGGCAGCAGATGTTGCTTGTGATCGACAAAACCCCGCACGGATTGAAACAAAACGTGCTCGAACCTGTTCATTTTGTCCCTCTAAAATCGGGGATTGCGTAA
- the surE gene encoding 5'/3'-nucleotidase SurE: protein MKILISNDDGYQAPGIVALHDALKTLEGVEVEVVAPEHNNSAKSNALTLHSPLYVHTAFNGFRYVNGTPADCVHIALTGLLGYRPDLVVSGINNGANMGDDTIYSGTVGAAMEGYLFGVPAIAFSQVDKGWGELEAAAAKAREIVAQMRAQNLVSETPWLLNVNIPNMPLDVLKPIKLCRLGRRHSAERVIVQESPRGEAMYWIGGAGAAKDDAEGTDFHATAQGHVSITPLKVDLTDHDNLGYWAQTASRLVAGAAASSGV, encoded by the coding sequence ATGAAGATTCTGATTTCCAACGACGACGGCTACCAGGCCCCTGGCATCGTGGCTTTGCATGATGCGCTCAAGACCCTCGAGGGTGTGGAGGTGGAGGTTGTCGCGCCTGAGCACAACAACAGCGCCAAGTCGAACGCGCTCACCCTGCATTCGCCGTTGTACGTCCATACGGCCTTCAACGGGTTTCGCTATGTGAACGGAACGCCAGCAGACTGTGTGCACATCGCGCTCACCGGGCTGCTGGGCTACCGGCCTGATCTGGTGGTGTCTGGCATCAACAACGGTGCCAACATGGGCGATGACACCATCTATTCGGGCACGGTAGGGGCGGCCATGGAAGGGTATCTGTTCGGCGTTCCCGCCATCGCGTTTTCTCAGGTGGACAAGGGTTGGGGCGAGTTGGAGGCTGCTGCTGCCAAGGCCCGCGAGATCGTGGCGCAGATGCGGGCCCAGAATCTGGTGAGCGAAACGCCCTGGCTGCTGAATGTGAACATTCCCAATATGCCCCTTGACGTATTGAAACCCATCAAGCTGTGCCGCCTGGGGCGTCGTCATTCGGCAGAGCGCGTCATCGTGCAGGAAAGCCCCCGTGGTGAGGCAATGTATTGGATTGGTGGGGCAGGGGCTGCCAAGGATGATGCGGAAGGGACTGACTTTCATGCCACGGCACAAGGTCATGTGTCCATCACGCCGCTCAAGGTAGATCTGACCGACCACGACAACCTCGGCTATTGGGCGCAGACGGCGTCTCGTTTGGTGGCGGGGGCGGCTGCCTCCTCTGGGGTGTGA